The region AGCTCTTTACCGCCCAGCCCGGACAGCCCGAAATTGAACGGGCAACCGGCAAAAACCCGAAGATTGCAACGACTCGTAAAGGCGATTACATTGTCTTTCAACAGGCTGGTGAGCTTTGGGCGATTCTGCCCGGTCAAACGCAGCCTGTTTCGCTTGGGCCGGGCGCCTACGCCAAAATGGCCCGATTTGCTAATGACCGGGTGCTGTGCCTGTGGGAACAGGATGGCACAATCCGGGCAGCAATGATTTAACAACATCAACAACAACGTTATGAATCGAATTCTTTTTAGTCTTTCCCTGAGTATGCTGGCTGGTATGGCCTATGGACAGCACCAGCACCACGAGGGTATGGATATGTCGAAACACGAGGGGATGAGCAAGGATAGCGCTATGGGCGATATGAAAATGCTCAATCACGGGCTCACGATGGATGCATCCATGCCCGGTATGACGCATTCACTCTCGCGGAACCTGCCCATGAACCGGAACGGTTCGGGTACGTCCTGGCACCCCGATAATACGCCTATGTATGCCTACATGAGTCAGCCAACGCCCAAAGGCTGGAGTTACATGCTGCATTATGCCATCTACCTGCGCTATACCGGCCAAAACAGTAATAACGCCGACCGACGCGGCAACGGCCAGCAGTTCGGTGCACCAAACTGGTTTATGGGTATGGCACAGCGTAAAGTTGGCCAGCGCGGCTTGTTTCAAGTGCGAGCCATGATCTCCCTCGATCCGCTGACGGTGGGGAATGGTGGGTACCCGTTGCTGTTCCAAACTGGTGAAACCTACAAGGGCCAACCGTTGATTGACAAACAGCACCCACACGACCTCATTTCGGAACTTTCGGTGAGTTACAGCCATGCATTCAGCAAAGACGTTGACCTGTTCGGCTACGTTGGCTACCCCGGCGAACCGGCATTGGGGCCTCCCGCCTTTATGCATCGGATTTCGTCGTTCAACAATCCCGATGCGCCCTTGAGCCACCACTGGCAGGATGCAACTCATATTCTGTTTGGCGTTGCTACGGCTGGCGTTCGGTATAAATGGGCGAAGCTGGAAGCTTCGACGTTCAAAGGCCGTGAGCCTGACGAGAACCGGTATAACTTCGACGCCCCCAAATTTGACAGCTATTCGTACCGGCTATCGGTTAATCCGTCGCCCTCGCTAGCGCTCCAGTTCTCGCAGGGATTTCTGCACAGTCCGGAAGAAGCACATCCCGGAGAAAACACGACCCGAACAACGGCATCTATTTTGCATAGCAAAGGGCTGGGGCCAGCGAGCTACGTAACCTCGGCCTTTGTGTGGGGGCGTAACAGCCACGATGGTTCCGGTGAAAACTCGTATCTGGCCGAAAGCAGCCTACAAATGAATAAAGCCGCTTTTTATGGCCGGTATGAGAATGTCAGTAAATCGGGCGAAGAGTTGAACCTGTTTGGCACTACGTTACCGGCCGAAGTTGTCGCTAATCGGACTTATGTGATCAATAACCTGACACTCGGTATGAATTACCGAATTGCTCAGCAGCTCCGCTCCGACCTGGTGTTAGGGGCGCAGATCACGACAAGTATGCCCGATAAAGCATTGCAATCAGTGTACGGTAAGATGCCCATTTCGGGGCAAATTTACCTTCGCCTGTCGCCAAGCCTCATGACCATACATAGCATGCATCATTGATCGGAAGAGCAGGCACCATTTTTATTGAATTTTCGTTTTTAATGTACTATAAACCAAGCTAAACCATGTTGCGTAACCTGTTTTTAACCGCCCTGACGTCGCTGATGCTTATGGGCTCCCTGTTTGCTGGTGCACCTGCCCGCGATGACAAAGACAAGGAAGTAAAGATCAAAACCTCTGCTATCTGTGGCATGTGCAAAGCCCGTATCGAACGAAATCTGGCTTTTGAGAAAGGCGTTAAAGAAGCGGATCTGGACGTGAAGACCAAAGTGGTTACCATCAAATATAATTCGGCCAAAACGGATGTGGCCAAATTGAAAGCCAACATCAGCAAGACCGGCTACGATGCTGAAGAAGTGGCTGCCGATGAAGCCGGTTACAACAAACTGCCCAGCTGCTGCAAAAAAGGTGGCGGCATGGAGCATCAATAGCAAGATGTCTCTTTATATGTAAAAGGCCAGAATCTCGATTGATTCTGGCCTTTTACGTAACCTGACAATACTCGACATTGTGTATGACTATGTCCGTTCTCCGACTGATGCGGTAAGATCAGTCAGGTAAACCGGAATTACTTTTCAGTTGTGAAATCAATATAAATAATTCGTTTTTCTGCTTCGGTTGGGCCGTTTATCGCAACATGGGTAATGTAATTACCTTTCTTGCCGACCATTTTTTTAGCATACTTACCATCGGTGGTAGCTTTGCCATTCAGGATATAGGTAACGGTTCCAGCCGGGTAATCGAATAATTTTAGAACCATTTTCTCTTGTATGACTCCTGACTTACTACCCGGTGGTATGTAGTCGATTATCTCATTTATAGGCGTCTTGATCTGGTTGTACGTAGGAAAAACCGCGACGTTTTTCGACTGCCCGAAAAGAACAGTAACAGTGGAAATCAGCGCACAGGTTATCAGGATAAAACGTATGGAGTGTCGCATGCCGGAAATGTTTTTCCTATTGACCCGCTTACATGCTTTTTAGTTGGAAATCGTTGGCTTAAAGGTGGATAGTGAGACGAGATTTGCAAATCTTTGTCACTTGGTACAAATGTCCGTTAGATTTACACTTCATGACTTACGAAAACTCACTCGCTTTCGCTCAAAAACTCGATCAGGCCGACTTGCTCAGACCGTTTCGGGATCGTTTCCATATTCCCCGTCACAACGACCGGGAGGCCATTTATCTCTGCGGAAATTCGCTGGGGCTGCAACCTAAAACCGCTCGGGCGGCTGTTGAACAGGAGCTTGCCACCTGGCAAAATCTGGGGGTTGAAGGCTGGTTCGAACTACCGGAAGGAGCAGAACAGCCCTGGTTACGCTACCACGATACCTGCAAAAAGGCGCTGGGCGACATTGTGGGGGCAACACCAGCCGAAGTGTGTCCGATGAACGCCCTGACCGTCAATCTGCACTTGTTGCTGACATCGTTTTATCGGCCGACAGCTACCAAGTTCAAGATTTTAACCATCAAAGGCGATTTCCCGTCGGACCAGTACGCGCTCGAAACGCACGTGAAGCAGCATGGTCTGCAACCGTCGGAAGTCATCATCGAAATCGCCCCGCATCCCGACGATCAGCTAATTCACACGACCGATATCCAGAACGCTATTGCCGAGCATGCCGATTCGCTGGCCGTGATCTGGATGAGCGGACTAAACTACTACACCGGTCAGGTGTACAACATGGCTGCTATCGCCGAAACCGCCCGCAAACACTGCGTCCCCGTTGGTTTCGATCTGGCCCACGCTATCGGAAATGTGCCGCTGAGGCTGCACGATTGGGGTGTCGATTTTGCCACCTGGTGTTCCTACAAATACCTGAACGGTGGCCCCGGAGCCGTTTCGGGCGTGTTCGTACACGAAAAGCACCATGAGCAGGCCTTGCCAAGGTTGGCGGGCTGGTGGGGCTATCGGGAAGATCGTCGGTTCGAAATGACTCCCGGTTTTCTTCCCGCACCGGGTGCCGATGGCTGGCAGATCAGCACGCCCAATATCCTGGCGTTATCGTTGCATCGGGTGGCTATTTCCATTACCGCCGAGGCCGGTATCGTTGCGCTCAGGCAGAAAAGTGAAAAATTGACGGGTTATCTGGAATACATACTCAGCCCATTCACAGACATTCAGATTCTGACGCCCGACGACCCCAACCAGCGCGGCTGTCAACTGTCGCTCTTGGTCCGGAAAAAGGGTCGGGAGTTATTCACCTATTTAACGGAGCAGGGAATTATTGGCGATTGGCGCGAACCCGATTGCATCCGGCTGGCCCCAACCCCCTTGTACAATACATTCGAGGATGTCTGGCGCGTTGGCGAAGCATTGAAGGGCTTTCTGTAGTGCCGACCGGGACGGTCGGGCTAGTCTGACTACAGCTTGTTCACCCGACCGGGACGGTCGGCACTACAGCATTACAAGAAACCAATATTCCGTTTGAGGCCTTCCAGCTTGGTTCGTTTCACGGCCGACCGCCGGAAAATCTCCCGGAAAACATCATCCGTAATTTCTTCCCAATCCGTCTTCGTAAACGAGGCCAGATCGGGATGGGGCTCGAAGGCGGGGGTCTGATGCGGTCGGGCGAAGCGGTTCCAGGGGCAAACGTCCTGACAAATATCGCATCCGAAAATCCAGTTGTTAAACTGCCCTTTCACTTCGGTGGGAATGGCCTCTTTTAACTCAATCGTGAAGTACGAAATGCACTTGCTGCCGTCGACAACGTACGGGCCAACAATGGCGTCCGTCGGGCAGGCGTCTATGCAGCGGGTGCAGGTGCCGCAATAGTCGGTGATGGGGCCATCGGGCTCCAGTTCAAGGTCGAGGATGAGTTCGCCGATAAAGAAGAACGAGCCGATCTCCCGATTGATCAGATTCGTGTGTTTGCCTACCCAGCCCAAGCCAGCGCGTTTGGCCCAGGCTTTGTCCATAACCGGTGCTGAATCGACAAAGGCCCGGCCACCCACGTCGCCGATTTCGTCGTGGATATACGTCAGTAAATGCTTCAGTTTATCTTTGATAACGAAGTGATAATCGGTTCCATAGGCGTATTTAGATAGCTTAAGGTCGTCATCACCTTCGGGCAATTTTTGTTCGGGGTAATAATTGAGCAGCACCGTTATCACCGATTTGGCGTCATCGACCAGCAAACGCGGATCGAGTCGTTTATCGAAATGATTGGCCATGTAATTCATTTGGCCGTGCATCCCGTTCTTGAGCCAGGTTTCCAGGCGGGGAGCTTCCTCTTCCAGAAAATCGGCTTTGGCCACACCACAAAAATCAAAGCCCAGGGCAACGGCCTTTGCTTTAATCAGTTTCGAATAGTGATGAGCAGGTGCATGCATGACAGTAAATTTTGTTACTCAGCCAATGAAATGTTCGCTTTCCGATCTTGTGGTATCCGCAATCCGTTATGCGATAAACGGAAAACATACGCGAGCCGAATATAAATCCTGCGAATCATACAAATCAGCAGCTAGCAGTCCGGAAATATGTGTCAACTTGTCATGTAATGCGGTTTTGGTCGGTCTTTTGCCCATCTTTGTCTATGAATTTCTGGAAGAGAAATAGAAGCTCAGTAATGGAAAATAAAGACATTTTGGATGAACAGGCATCCGGCGATCCGCAACAACCTGACAACCTGACAACTGAAAACGTGACAGAAGAAGAAGCCGTAACGGTAAATGGTGGTGAACCAGCCGAAAACGAAACAGTTCCGTCGTCGGACGATCCGTCGGCTGAAACTGCAACGGCAGAACGCGATAAGGCCGGCAGTGAATTGGCCGAACTGAAAGATAAATATCTCCGTTTATACGCTGATTTTGAGAACTTCCGTCGGCGAACGGCCAAGGAAAAACTTGAGTTGATCAGCAACGCCAACGAAGGCGTATTGAAGGCACTGATTCCGGTTGTCGACGATTTTGAGCGGGCGATGCAATCTATCGAAAGCACCAATGACGTGGCGGCTCTGAAAGAAGGCGTGTCATTGATTTATAACAAATTATTCAAGACACTGGAAGGTAAAGGGCTAAAGCCAATGATCTCGAAAGGAGAGACCTTCAACGCCGATCTGCACGAATCCGTTACTCAGTTTCCGGCACCCAGCGATGACCTCAAAGGCAAAGTGATTGACGAAATAGAAAAAGGATACTACCTGAATGATAAAGTCATTCGGTTTGCAAAAGTGATTGTAGGAAGCTAATGGCGAAAGAGCGAAAGAGCGAAAGAGTGCATTGAAACGGGGCGACTAGTATCGCACTGGCCACTCTTTCGCTCTTTCACTCTTTCGCTCTTTAAAAGATATGGCAACGAAGCGCGACTATTACGAAATATTGGGCGTTGACAAGAACGTCTCGGCGGAGGACCTCAAAAAAGCCTATCGCAAGATGGCGATCAAATACCACCCCGACAAAAATCCGGACGACCCCACCGCCGAAGATAAATTTAAGGAAGCGGCTGAGGCTTATGATGTCCTGAACGACCCGCAGAAAAAAGCCCGGTATGATCAGTTCGGTCATGCAGGAATGGGTGGGGCGGCCAGTGGCGGATACGGTGCCGGTGGCCCAACGATGGAAGACATCTTCAGTCAGTTCGGCGACGTCTTTGGCGACGATTCACCATTTGGTAGCTTCTTCCGGGGCGCTCAGGGTGGGGGCGGTGGTCGGCAGCGCGTTCGGCGCGGTTCTGACCTGCGCATTAAACTGAAGTTGAATCTGCAGGAAGTTGCCAACGGCGTTGAAAAGAAAATCAAGGTCAAGCGACATGTAACCTGTACCACCTGTGGGGGCAACGGGTCCAAAAATGGAACCGCCGTTCAGACCTGCTCTACCTGTAGCGGAACGGGGCAAACGCGCAAAGTGGTAAACACCATGCTTGGTCAGATGGTATCGACCAGCACCTGCCCAACCTGTAACGGCGAAGGCAAGATCGTAACTGATCGCTGCGATGCCTGCTTTGGTGAGGGCCGCGTATTGCAGGAAGATGTTATTCCCATCAAAATTCCGGCGGGCGTTGCCGAGGGTATTCAGCTATCGGTAGGCGGTAAAGGCAATGTTCCTCCACGGGGCGGTGTAGCCGGTGACTTGCTGATTGTTATTGAAGAAGAAGAAGATGCAGACTTGAAACGGGATGGCAACAACGTCGTTTTCGACTTGTACGTCAACTTCGTGGATGCCGCCATTGGCACCAGTGTAGAAGTACCGACCATCGATGGGAAAGCCCGGATCACGTTGGAACCTGGTACGCAAAGCGGTAAAATTCTGCGCCTGAAAGGAAAAGGTATAAAAGAACTGAACGGTTACGGACGTGGCGATGAACTTGTTCATATCAATGTCTGGACCCCTAAAATCCTTTCGGCGGAGGAGCGTTCCATCTTGGAAAAACTGCGTAACTCGCCCAACTTCCAGCCAAGACCCAACAAAAACGAGAAAGGATTCTTTGACAAGATGAAGGATTTTTTTCACGGTTGATTGCTGAAATAGCCTAAAACAGAAAGCCCCGGTCTTGCAAGATCGGGGCTTTCTGTTTTAGGCTAAGTGGTTAATGGTCAGCCTATTCAGATAGAACTCTTTGCGTTTGCCCATCGTTTGTAGATTAATTTACTAGGGAAAAAGATTCTTTTCTGAAAATAGTTTATGAGCGAATGGAGAACGTACTTCTTCCTGTTCACACTGCTTTCGGAACGCTTCGTATTATTAATTCGACGCTTTGCCTTCAGGCTGGTTGATCAAGTTGTGCTATTCACCAGATTTGTAAGGACAGCTGATACAAAGAACGCTAAGAAAGCAGGGTTCGTAAATAGGTCCATGGCTGGTTTTCTGGTTTTGGGAAGACAGGATTCATATAAATACTGATGCCAAAATGAACTTTATTTCGGTTTGTTTAATTGATTTAAACAAACGTTTTAAAGCTTTGTTAAACCCATGCAGTCGAGTGGGTTAGTACCAGGGGAATTGTGCCATAGCATAAGAATGTTTAGACAGTTGTTAGCATTGGAGAATACACTTTGTTACTCGATGGGGGAGTACCTGATTACCCATCTGGCTTTGGAGGAATATCAGGATTTAGCCCCAACTGTGTAAGTCATGCATGAACTGATCGCCACCGGCCTGGGAATCGGCTACATCCGCAAAGGTGGGGGCACGGTAGCTTCCATTGCCTGTTGCGGTGTCTGGTATCTGGCTCTGCTGGGTACAGACCAGCCTGGCGCGGTTCAGCCTACCGGGTACACGGTGTTAATTCCGGTTTTGATTACAAGTCTGTTAACGGCGGTTGGCATCTGGTCGGCAACGGTGGTCGAGCAACAGTGGGGTAAGGACAGCTATCGGGTTGTTATCGATGAGATAGCGGGTATGTGCCTGAGTTTACTGTTTATTCCGATTACGGTTAAAAGTCTGCTGGCGGGTCTGCTGTTGTTTCGCCTGTTCGATATTGGTAAACCCCTTGGTATCCGGAAGCTTGAGAAGCTACCCGGGGGCTGGGGCGTTATGCTGGACGATCTATTGGCCGGGCTCTACGCGAATGTTTTACTGCGGGTTGCCGTGGCATTGAGTATTTTATAAAAGTTATGAAAACGTTCTTTAAAGTTCAGGCAACCTCCATGGTCGCTTCGGGATTTGATTTCCTGACGACAGTTGGTTGTGTTAATTGGTTGCACTGCTGGTATTTAACCGCCAGCGTTATTGGCGCCGTTGGGGGTGGGCTGGTCAATTTTGGTATGTCGAAGTCCTGGACATTTACGCAAAGTAACCAACCCGTTGGTCAGCAATTCGGACGGTTTGTGCTTGTCTGGCTGGGTAATACCGGTCTCAATGCCGCCGGTCTTTTCATGGTCACCCATTTTCTGGATGTCCGGTATCTGGTGGCCAAAACGATGGTTGCCATTTTGATAGGCGTGAGTTATAACTATTTTTTTCAGAAAGACTTTGTCTTCAGCCTGTCATGAGTCAACCGCTACGCAACATACTCCGCCAATCCCTTATGCTCCTGAGCGGACTACTGTTTTTGAGTAGTTCAATAACCATCGCTCAGACGACAACCATTACCGGAACCATCATCGACGGGCCGACAAACAAGCCGCTGCCCTTCGCCAATATTGTTTTTCCGGGTACAACCATCGGTACAACCAGTGATGAGCGGGGGGGATATACCTTAACGGCTTCCGGCAACTTCACCAAAATAGTTATATCCTTTATCGGATATAAATCGATCACCAAAGTTATCACGCCGGGTACTTCTCAAACAGTAACGGTAAAGCTGGAACCTGATTCGCAACTGCTGAATGAGGTGGTTATCCGGAGTGGGAAACGGGAACGCTACCGCAATAAAAATAATCCGGCAGTCGAGTTGATCCGAAACGTAATCAGCCATAAAGAGCAGAATCAATTAGGGAGTTACGCTTATGCTTCCTACGAAGAATACGACAAACTACAGTTTTCGCTCAGTAGCCTGTCGACCAAAGTAGCCGATCGGAAGATTTTTCAGAAATACCGCTTTCTGCTCAATAACCGGGATACAACCACGTTACCGGGCAAATCACTGCTGCCCGTTTATCTGGAGGAAAAACTATCGGAACACTATTTACGTAAAAGCCCCTCGACCGATAAGGTTATCATTAAAGGCAACAAACGCGTCGACTTTGGTCAGTATTTCGACAGTAACGGTCTCAGTATATACCTGAACCGGATGTATTCGAAGGTGGATATTTACGCCAATTCGATATTTCTGATGACCAACCAGTTTCTGAGCCCCATTGCCAACAGTGCCCCGATGTTTTACCAGTATTACCTGGCTGATACGCTGGTGGTTGGCAAAACCAAGCTCGTCGGGTTGAACTTTGTACCCCGAAACACTACGGATATGCTGTTTGAGGGGAAGATGTACGTCACGCTTGACAGCAATTTCGCCGTACAGAAGATCAATCTGTCTGTCAATCCCAGAATCAACCTGAACTGGGTACGTGAGTTGCAGATTCATTTGCAGTTTGAACAGCACACGGATGGGCGCTATTTCCTGAGCAGAAGCGATCTACTGGCCGACTTTGGCGTCAATAAAACCAAAGGTGGAGGTATTTTTGGCCAGCGTACGCTCTCGTACCGGAATTACAAAACGGATGAGCCACAGCCCGCTCCTTTCTACAGCGGTCAGCCGCAGGTAGTTGAAGCGACAGCTGCCAGCCAGCCCGATGAGTTCTGGCAAGCGAACCGACACGATTCGCTCTCCGTCGCCGAATCGAAGGTGTATACCAACATCGACAGTTTAAAACGGATGCCCTCCTTCCGGCGAACCATGGAAGCCCTCACGTTTGTGCTGGCCGGGTATAAATCATTCGGCCCCTTTGAGGTGGGACCAGCCAATACATTTTACAGTTTCAACCCCGTTGAAGGGTTTCGGTTGCGGCTGGGCGGACGGACCACCCCGGAGCTAAGTAAACGCTATTACGCGGAAACCTACGCGGCTTATGGCTTCAGGGATCAGCGGTGGAAGTACTTCCTGAGCGGAACCTACTCCATCAATAACAAGTCGATCTACCAGTTTCCGCAGAATTACATCAGGGCGAGTTTTCAGCGTGATACCAAGATTCCGGGTCAGGAGCT is a window of Spirosoma linguale DSM 74 DNA encoding:
- a CDS encoding kynureninase (TIGRFAM: kynureninase~PFAM: aminotransferase class V~KEGG: swd:Swoo_1405 kynureninase); this translates as MTYENSLAFAQKLDQADLLRPFRDRFHIPRHNDREAIYLCGNSLGLQPKTARAAVEQELATWQNLGVEGWFELPEGAEQPWLRYHDTCKKALGDIVGATPAEVCPMNALTVNLHLLLTSFYRPTATKFKILTIKGDFPSDQYALETHVKQHGLQPSEVIIEIAPHPDDQLIHTTDIQNAIAEHADSLAVIWMSGLNYYTGQVYNMAAIAETARKHCVPVGFDLAHAIGNVPLRLHDWGVDFATWCSYKYLNGGPGAVSGVFVHEKHHEQALPRLAGWWGYREDRRFEMTPGFLPAPGADGWQISTPNILALSLHRVAISITAEAGIVALRQKSEKLTGYLEYILSPFTDIQILTPDDPNQRGCQLSLLVRKKGRELFTYLTEQGIIGDWREPDCIRLAPTPLYNTFEDVWRVGEALKGFL
- a CDS encoding GtrA family protein (PFAM: GtrA family protein~KEGG: mxa:MXAN_0450 CDP-alcohol phosphatidyltransferase family protein) encodes the protein MKTFFKVQATSMVASGFDFLTTVGCVNWLHCWYLTASVIGAVGGGLVNFGMSKSWTFTQSNQPVGQQFGRFVLVWLGNTGLNAAGLFMVTHFLDVRYLVAKTMVAILIGVSYNYFFQKDFVFSLS
- a CDS encoding phosphatidylglycerophosphatase A (PFAM: phosphatidylglycerophosphatase A~KEGG: dol:Dole_1265 phosphatidylglycerophosphatase A) translates to MHELIATGLGIGYIRKGGGTVASIACCGVWYLALLGTDQPGAVQPTGYTVLIPVLITSLLTAVGIWSATVVEQQWGKDSYRVVIDEIAGMCLSLLFIPITVKSLLAGLLLFRLFDIGKPLGIRKLEKLPGGWGVMLDDLLAGLYANVLLRVAVALSIL
- a CDS encoding iron-sulfur cluster binding protein (TIGRFAM: iron-sulfur cluster binding protein~PFAM: domain of unknown function DUF1730; 4Fe-4S ferredoxin iron-sulfur binding domain protein~KEGG: aci:ACIAD2043 putative ferredoxin), yielding MHAPAHHYSKLIKAKAVALGFDFCGVAKADFLEEEAPRLETWLKNGMHGQMNYMANHFDKRLDPRLLVDDAKSVITVLLNYYPEQKLPEGDDDLKLSKYAYGTDYHFVIKDKLKHLLTYIHDEIGDVGGRAFVDSAPVMDKAWAKRAGLGWVGKHTNLINREIGSFFFIGELILDLELEPDGPITDYCGTCTRCIDACPTDAIVGPYVVDGSKCISYFTIELKEAIPTEVKGQFNNWIFGCDICQDVCPWNRFARPHQTPAFEPHPDLASFTKTDWEEITDDVFREIFRRSAVKRTKLEGLKRNIGFL
- a CDS encoding Heavy metal transport/detoxification protein (PFAM: Heavy metal transport/detoxification protein~KEGG: atc:AGR_C_2202 copper-transporting ATPase), with amino-acid sequence MLRNLFLTALTSLMLMGSLFAGAPARDDKDKEVKIKTSAICGMCKARIERNLAFEKGVKEADLDVKTKVVTIKYNSAKTDVAKLKANISKTGYDAEEVAADEAGYNKLPSCCKKGGGMEHQ
- a CDS encoding GrpE protein (PFAM: GrpE protein~KEGG: sat:SYN_01981 GrpE protein), which encodes MENKDILDEQASGDPQQPDNLTTENVTEEEAVTVNGGEPAENETVPSSDDPSAETATAERDKAGSELAELKDKYLRLYADFENFRRRTAKEKLELISNANEGVLKALIPVVDDFERAMQSIESTNDVAALKEGVSLIYNKLFKTLEGKGLKPMISKGETFNADLHESVTQFPAPSDDLKGKVIDEIEKGYYLNDKVIRFAKVIVGS
- a CDS encoding chaperone protein DnaJ (KEGG: ppd:Ppro_1403 chaperone protein DnaJ~TIGRFAM: chaperone protein DnaJ~PFAM: chaperone DnaJ domain protein; DnaJ central domain protein; heat shock protein DnaJ domain protein~SMART: heat shock protein DnaJ domain protein); this translates as MATKRDYYEILGVDKNVSAEDLKKAYRKMAIKYHPDKNPDDPTAEDKFKEAAEAYDVLNDPQKKARYDQFGHAGMGGAASGGYGAGGPTMEDIFSQFGDVFGDDSPFGSFFRGAQGGGGGRQRVRRGSDLRIKLKLNLQEVANGVEKKIKVKRHVTCTTCGGNGSKNGTAVQTCSTCSGTGQTRKVVNTMLGQMVSTSTCPTCNGEGKIVTDRCDACFGEGRVLQEDVIPIKIPAGVAEGIQLSVGGKGNVPPRGGVAGDLLIVIEEEEDADLKRDGNNVVFDLYVNFVDAAIGTSVEVPTIDGKARITLEPGTQSGKILRLKGKGIKELNGYGRGDELVHINVWTPKILSAEERSILEKLRNSPNFQPRPNKNEKGFFDKMKDFFHG
- a CDS encoding hypothetical protein (KEGG: hypothetical protein) — translated: MSQPLRNILRQSLMLLSGLLFLSSSITIAQTTTITGTIIDGPTNKPLPFANIVFPGTTIGTTSDERGGYTLTASGNFTKIVISFIGYKSITKVITPGTSQTVTVKLEPDSQLLNEVVIRSGKRERYRNKNNPAVELIRNVISHKEQNQLGSYAYASYEEYDKLQFSLSSLSTKVADRKIFQKYRFLLNNRDTTTLPGKSLLPVYLEEKLSEHYLRKSPSTDKVIIKGNKRVDFGQYFDSNGLSIYLNRMYSKVDIYANSIFLMTNQFLSPIANSAPMFYQYYLADTLVVGKTKLVGLNFVPRNTTDMLFEGKMYVTLDSNFAVQKINLSVNPRINLNWVRELQIHLQFEQHTDGRYFLSRSDLLADFGVNKTKGGGIFGQRTLSYRNYKTDEPQPAPFYSGQPQVVEATAASQPDEFWQANRHDSLSVAESKVYTNIDSLKRMPSFRRTMEALTFVLAGYKSFGPFEVGPANTFYSFNPVEGFRLRLGGRTTPELSKRYYAETYAAYGFRDQRWKYFLSGTYSINNKSIYQFPQNYIRASFQRDTKIPGQELQFVQEDNFLLSFKRGVNDKWLYNDTWRIDYVHEFENHFSYSIGFKNWQQAPAGSLEFKRIGDADNAPSPTLTTSEFSVEARWAPNEQFFQGKIYRVPIVGRYPVFTLRYTAGIKGLLNGAYNYQSLTGIASKRFWVSPLGYSMVTLQGGYILGQVPFPLLTIHRANQTYAYQLNSYNLMNFLEFVSDHYASISIDHSFNGFFFNKIPLFKRLKWREAVSFKALYGGLRSENDPHTNPSLYQFPVDAQGIPYTYTLGNTPYMEASAGVANVLKFFRIDLVKRLNYLDNPNVSPWGIRARATLDF